The Takifugu rubripes chromosome 3, fTakRub1.2, whole genome shotgun sequence genome contains a region encoding:
- the oprl1 gene encoding nociceptin receptor gives MEFPDDFLLTELGHLQLYNGSLFPNNFSAAYNETDEMLPTGVKVTIVVVYMIVCVIGLVGNFLVMYVVIRYTKMKTATNIYIFNLALADSLFLATLPFQGTDVFLGFWPFGNILCKAVVSIDYYNMFTSTFTLTVMSMDRYIAVCHPVKALDMRTPHKAKVVNICVWVLASAFGVPAMVMGNVEEDQEHNSIECIVVLPEPSSHWEPIFGTYVFLFSFLIPVAIISICYSLMVKRLRNVRILSGSKEKDRNLRRITRMVLVVVAVFVVCWTPIQIMVLAQSLGFNLSSLFTVVLMHFCIALGYVNSSLNPVLYAFLDENFKRCFREFCHPSPFHLDTQQSGRMRSIAREVAAAYSCKAGGGDGPGGGTPNPA, from the exons ATGGAGTTCCCCGACGACTTCCTGTTGACTGAACTGGGGCACCTGCAGCTCTACAACGGCTCGCTGTTCCCCAACAACTTCAGCGCCGCCTACAACGAGACCGACGAAATGCTGCCCACCGGGGTGAAGGTCACCATCGTGGTCGTCTACATGATCGTGTGCGTCATAGGCCTCGTGGGGAACTTCCTGGTCATGTATGTGGTCATCAG gtacacaaagatgaaaACAGCCACCAACATCTACATCTTTAATCTGGCTCTGGCAGACTCACTCTTCTTGGCTACGCTGCCGTTCCAG GGCACAGATGTATTCTTGGGTTTTTGGCCATTTGGGAACATCCTGTGCAAGGCAGTGGTGTCCATCGACTACTACAACATGTTTACCAGCACCTTCACGCTGACCGTCATGAGTATGGACCGATACATAGCCGTCTGTCACCCCGTCAAAGCGCTGGACATGAGGACACCTCACAAGGCAAAG GTGGTgaacatctgtgtgtgggtgttagCTTCAGCCTTCGGCGTCCCGGCCATGGTCATGGGGAATGTGGAGGAAGACCAAGAGCACAACA GTATCGAGTGCATCGTGGTCCTCCCCGaacccagcagtcactgggaaCCCATCTTTGGCACCTacgtcttcctcttctccttcctcatccCGGTGGCCATCATCAGTATCTGCTACAGTCTGATGGTCAAGCGCCTGCGGAATGTTCGCATCCTTTCCGGATCCAAGGAGAAGGACCGCAACCTGAGGCGCATCACTCGCatggtcctggtggtggtggcggtgttTGTGGTGTGTTGGACCCCCATCCAGATCATGGTGCTGGCTCAGTCTCTGGGCTTTAACCTGAGCAGCCTGTTCACCGTCGTGCTCATGCACTTCTGCATCGCTCTGGGTTACGTCAACAGCAGCCTGAACCCCGTCCTCTACGCCTTCCTGGATGAGAACTTCAAGCGTTGCTTCCGCGAGTTCTGCCACCCGTCGCCGTTCCACCTGGACACACAGCAGTCGGGAAGGATGAGGAGCATCGCCCGGGAAGTGGCCGCGGCCTACAGCTGCAAGGCCGGCGGCGGTGACGGGCCTGGGGGCGGGACACCTAATCCAGCATGA